Genomic DNA from Setaria italica strain Yugu1 chromosome V, Setaria_italica_v2.0, whole genome shotgun sequence:
GCCTCACCAATCGGTGGCTCATGCTCGACACGCGTGCTATGGAGCTCGCCCTCTCCATCATCCCCTTGCCGACCGGCTACTGGAGGAGCACGTTGCCGTCGTTGAGGCCCCCGACGGGTACGTCGGCGTGTTCGCGCAAGACTTCCACCACCCCGGCGGCAAAGCCGATCTCCACTACTACACGATCGTGCAGGACGCCGACGggccgtggtggtggctggAGAACACGATCCCGCTGTCGTGGCTGGTGGCGTACCACCGACCGTTCTGCCTCCGGGGCACGGCCAACCGCCAACGGGTGCTTAATCCTCGAGGTCAGCGAGGAGAAGCCGGCGTTCATGGCGAGCTACCGTGTCAGGGACGCCGAACTGTTCAAAATCGACGTCAAAAGCTTCCAGCTGGAGAAAAGATCCTCGATTCCTAAAGAAATCGAAAAGATCTGCCAGGCACAGTGCGCCGGGTAGTGTTGCTGGCAGTACTTCGGCTTCCCGCCATCGCTGTTCGTGCCCACTGTATGAGCAGCATGGTGATATCGCTGAACAAAATTATGTTCCAGCTGGCTGCTCATAGAGTTAGAGCCTTGAGTTTGTCTGGCATATATATAATAATGATACAAGCAACAATTTGTACTGATCCAGTCTGTTCACAATCCCAATGCATACATACAGATACATCTTACAGGTACAAAGCAAAACAACAATCTCAACATTATTCAGCTGTACAAACCCCACAAGCAGGGGTAAACATTACCCAAAACTTATAGGTTACAGTCACATCCATGTCACTTGCTGTTTATTAAGTTCCTCTTGCATACTCTGTCTCATTGCCATGGATTCTTATTTCCACCAGTACTGCAGCGATGAACAGCTCCTAGCTTGCTGTTTATTAAGATCCTTTTGTATACTCTGTCCCATTGCCATGGCCTCTTACTTCCACCGGTACCATACCAGTGCGCTAATACAGCATCGCACCTTACACACAAACGATGGCAACTTGTAAGAGGCAAAAGGAACCACGAAGAGAGACCGAGCCGGGTGCTCCTAGATTGCTCTGTGTTTCTATATCTTCCACACCATGTTCATCGTTCTCTTTGTTCTCTTAAAGGACCGCTCGAGGTCAGCTAACCACAAGATTTACCACAGCCTAacaaaggaggaggatgaccCAGTGCCTCGAAAAGCCGGTCCAGGGTCTGCTGAGGATGGTTCATTGATACCAGAACTATTTCCATATGATGATGCATTCGAGCTCACCAAGTCTGTTACAGCAGGTGCAAAACTCTCCACAAACATGCCACAAGATATTAAAGTCTCGCCAGAAGGCATGTTGATGTACGAAACTGTACAATCCTGAAGATCTACGCAAATGAGTCTGTTTTGGTTGCCAAAGAAGATCTAGGTGCTTATGAGAAGGTGGACATGCTAGAAACAATACTGGGATTTTTTACCAAGCTTGAAGAAAACGGGATTGCAATTGGCCAAGAGCCCTCTCAGTTGCTTGTTGTGTGGTTCTGAAGGCTTGGTGTAGTTCATGAAGTCGAACAGGTTCTTAAGGAGCTCTTAGAAGACATGAAGACCAAGCAAACAGTTGCAGTATCGGTGGAACAGAGGTTATATAGCACTATGACACATGAATCGGGAATAAgaagataattattttagagaggGTAAatacccgtagcaacgcacgggcaatTCTACTAGTTGAAGTAAAGAGGGCACCGATGAATCATAAACAGCGGGTACAAGAGTCAAAAGGTTAGGAAGATCAGTGCAGGCCCATCAATAAAGACGTTCCCAGATGCCATACTAGTTGCAGGAGGCAAGTATATATTCTACATTTCTACAGAGAATAGAATGATCAGGTAGACTGATCTCTACAGTGTGGCATTGACAGTCAAAGACAGGCAATGCATATTCAATCTCGATACTAGATTTGCATGATCAACTAGTGTTTGATGGATACTAGGTTAAAAAAAGAATACAGCAGAGCAGAGCAAACCGCTACCACTCAAAGTGGGCATAGCATGGGATTTTGCGACAATCAGAGCTCATGGGTTCTGCTGAAAGATTCAATTTTGAGGTAAAGTGGGCATGCTACTCAAAATCCGAAATTTTGGGGAAAACTGAACGATGAGATCAGAGATTCAGAGCCCACGGAGCTGCAAtcgcatgaatagtatcaagagCACGATTCTACTAGCCCAATAAGTGCTCCATTCCATGCCAGAAAGTATGGAGAGCATATAGTCTGCTTCCGGTCCGGCCTGAGTGAGTTCACATATGCCacgaaaacaaaaaaaaacatacgtATACCCCAAAATCCAAATCAAGAACCACTCGCAGGTGCGGGACGGCGTACGGCAGCTGTGGCGGCGTCGTCGAAGGAGAGGTTATGCCGGGAGGCGGAGCTTGATCATCTCGACCCCCTCCATGGGGCTCTAGCTGCTAGGGCCTGTCCTGGGGGTGGAGAGGCCGAGGCGTTGGGCCTtggagggcgcgggcggcggttGGAAGAGCTGGAGGAGGGTGTTGGCCGGCTGCGGGGACGGGGTCGCCGGGgtggaggccgaggcggaggcggcggacgtCGGGGTGGTCTtgtcggaggcggaggcgcggaggtGCTCGTCGAGCTCGTCGCGGTCGGAGGCGCAGAGCTCGATGCGTGTGGGCTCGCGGCGCAGCATCGTGTGCGCCTCGGGTCCGCCACGTCAGGAAGGGAGAGGGCCGCGAGGCGAGGTGATACAATTTGTAGACAAATGGAACATCGGTTGGACTGGGCCTGACCAGACGTATCGTGTCGGCCCATGACGGGCCCATGGGTAATCGGGGCGATTCAGATTTCAGGCTCGGTTTTCTAGTAGTTGAAAATACACGCCACCAAGCGGGACAGCAAGAATGGGAACTTGGTTAATCGTGTTGGTATATAAGAAGTATATAATGTAAGAAAGTCTATGTAGATCAAATTGATGCGTTGGTTGGATGCCATAGTTTTTCCACATTTTGCGGCGTTTGATTTGGCTAGGTTTGCATTAGTTGTCAGTTGGACTTGCGGTATGCCATAAGTTTGTCGAGTAGTATATACAGAAGAATGGCTTGACAGAGGTAAAAATGAAGACACCACCAAACTGCACTTATTTTGAATAAAGTATCAACTATCAAAAGACACACTTCCTTGCTAGCCTGCTAGATTAAGTAATCATAcaactacattttttttttgtttctgttgtGTGCGCTCCGGGGGAGACCAGGGTCTTCAATTCTTCATTGTGTATTCTTGCGAAAAATTGTACGAAAGAGTGACAAAGTGCAAATTTATGATATATAAACCCAATGGAAACATGCTTTTATAAATGGAAGCATGCGCACTTTTGTGATAAATGTATCAAAAGAAGTGTAGTTTCGACCCAAAATaagcatcttttttttaaaaaaaatggagagaagCTTTGTAAATGTACCAGAAAAAGTATAGTTTTGAACAATCCCcacacaaaagaaaaaatgcTTCACACACGCAAAAACATGTTTTTGGAAATGGAAACAAGTGTCCTTTTGTGAAATTTTCTAGACAATAAACCGGATGATAGCCAGTCAAACACTCTTTTAAGCTCTACCCTTGTGTCAGGAACCTTGTCTATGTTGAGCTGGGCTATTGGATGGATTGGGTTATCGCATGGGCGGTATTGGCAAGTCCACAACTTGGTTGGATAGGAATACAAGAAGGGGGACGACGCCACAGGGAGGAGACATCAATCAGTCAGAATCAGAAACTTATCCCTCCTCTGTTcctgttcttcctcctcgcaACTGCTCTTTCTTCCCCTGTactctgttcttcttcctccggttATCCCTGATGAATCTCTAGTCTAATTCCTTTCCCTTGCTTTGCTACCTATCCCAACTCTATCTTCCTCACACTTGTACGAGCTACTACTGTATGCTATATGTGTTGTTCCTGTTGGATTAAGCAAGGGGTTGCTAACACCTTGAGACCTTGAACTTTTTATTCTCATCCAGCCAAGGTGGGGGCTCAATGGTCCAGACACCCTAACGTCCTTGAGGGAATGGAGCTACGCAGCAAATACTAGGCATAACAAGGAAGCCAAATGATAACTTGCTCCGTTCACATCAAAACGAACTAATCGGCACGATGCAGCAAGCATATCATAAAATGCAACTCTTTGAAAAGCCTCAACCTGACTGGGAAATATGTACTTCATCAAATCGCATAAACCCAAGTCGAAAATGTTTTCACCTTGGGTCATTTTCTTCAGCATCCTACATATTATCTCAAGGTTTACCATCCGACCGGACTTTCTTACAACAGTGTTTCTGCTTCTTACAACCAACAGGGTTTCCAGGTCTGTACTATTAACTTAGGCCTTGCCATCGCTGAGTTACATCCGAGGGATGTGCATTGAACGGAATGGCGAGTTGTCTATCGATCTATTTTCCTGTGGTGGCAACCTAGAAGCGCCACCAATCCACTGCCCAGGCAGCCTCCTTGAGGCAGATGCAGGCTCTGGTGGGCCATGAGGGTGCTGTTGTTGTGAAGAGCTCCACCAGGTACCTTCATTATTCACGGACACCAGCGGGTAAGGAGCGAGGCGGTCCCTCTCCCAGGCGTAGAACTGGTTTCCTCTGCCATCCTCAGTCTCCATTGTACTAGGGCCCGATGAAGCCGGTGGGAACAGGCAAAAAGAGGTGTTATCCGGAGGTGCCACAGCAGACCCGCCAGCTCCCAATGGATGCATGCCTCCTGATCGCTGTGACCCAGCAAATAAGCTAGAACTCTGCTGGAGTTGATCATTTATGTTGCCATGTGCTCTTACGAATTGTGGTGCCATTGGAGGAACACTTGGGATCCTAGGTGTTCCAGACCTGCAACAAACCAAGAATATGTCTGGCCATCAAGATATCTAAGACTGTTGTATATGAAAGCAGGCATACTAAACCATGTGTGTTCATGACTACTTTGTTATACAGCTGATGGAACTGATGAAGCACCAAGATGAAACAATGCTATCatctaaaaataaatttgaaggAAACCATGGCATGCCTGGAACCCTAATTTCCAGTTCTGGATACCAGTAGTATCAGTGTCTTACCGTCATTACTCAAACTGGAATGCCAGCATAACACCAAGATAAACCAACAGGCTGAAACAGATAGATAATGTATTGGTCCGAACAAAACCATATACATACCCATACTTAGTTATAGCTACAAATGGACATAGCCATCCAATCAGATAGAAATCTAACTAAGTACACATAACTCCTATGATTATGTACTCCCATATGTCAAAAGAAGCATGTATACTCCTTATGTGATAAATAGGTACAAAAATTATTGGAGACTACAATTTGGTTAGTAGACCAAATCAGGTCTAGTGTCAAGAAAGAATCCTCATGCCTTAATTTGAACAATTGCTGTCTTGTGCATTCTGCCCATGAACGGCATTCACAATCATCATTTTTCTAGACATTTCTCTAAGAACAGATTAACAATGCAATCGTACCTAAATTACTCCCACAAATCAGCAAAAGGCCTGCACATATTTCATAATCCACAGTGCACGTGTGCAAAACATAGCAACTCACAAGAACCATGAATCCACATTTCTGCCTAATTGGTGAAGGTAATTTTACAGAACTAGGTCATGTCAGCCAGAACATCATAAAGCATTGAAGGTCGTCAAATGTGCAATTTTATGCATTTTCTGCAAACACAGGTGGCGTGCTATTTTTAATTATGGAAAACACAGTTAGCTAATAACAGGATGAGAAATGAAAACGATCTTACCCGCTTCCATAAAATGAGGGGAGAGATCCTCGTTGTTGGCTATCATTATCAACCCCTGCAACCCTCATTACCCCCACAGGGAGTACTGGCTGCTCAGCTACACCATTATTGTTGTTGGATTGAGGATAGGAGTGCGGCATGTGTGCCCACGGGTTATGATGGAAATCAATGGGATGTACTGTCTGCACTGATCGGCCATCTGATGGTCCGGCCAGAGGGTTCCAGTGATCATGATATGCCGTGCCATCCACTGTTCTCTCAGCTACATGGGAGCTTGATGGTGCTGGTGGCGGCACGGGTTGTAAGTAAGCGAGATATGGACCTGGATGAGCTGTGCCAGGTACAGGTACAGCCACATGCTCAGAGTTGAAGTTTGGACCCATGAAATCATTAACTGCATTTTCAATATTCGAACACTTTAAACCTCGACAAATGTGATTACACAAATGGAACATCAGTAATTGTCACTAATGTAAATAAAAAACTTACAAGTAGCTGGCGCTGCGGCCTCTAATTCTCTGTTAGAAGAGGAAACATTAACATGAGTCAATAGAATTAAAAGCTAATAAAACTGTAAACTATCATACAAAAAACTTAAAACAAAAGGCGGTAAATTCTAAAGCAAAGAGGCACCATTGCAGCTCTACAGTCTCCCAGCATCGAAGGTATAAACAAGCACAGAGAACTAAGCACTAGCACACTGACTAATATCACAGCAGAGACATATATTTACATATCAATATGATTGGTGAAAAGTGACATGAGGAAGTGCTTGTTGTTAAGGCTTTGGTGCTCTTCGTTATAGTCTATTCAAAGTTCTAAAACAGTGGTAAGTAAGCATTCCAACAACTGATGGCACAATACAGTTCCAAAGGCTGCAGTAACTTTCTAGAAGCAGGTATGTAAAGGATAACAGCTGTAGTGATGTAGTTATAAACATCCACTAATGTTCACAAGTAAATACTCTCAACCATGCATTTAAAGGGGAAATTGGACATAGCAACAAGTAGAAATTTTGGAGGGCAGAACATACTCAAACAACGCAGGTAAGCGGCCAATAGGACACCACTGGATGCGAAGTGGCTGCATAAACAGTAAAATAGTAACATAAAAATTAAGCAAGTAACCTGATTGTAAAATAGTAACATAAAAAATGATATTTAGAGTGTAATGCAAAATAACTGTAACTGTAGCCAGTAACGCCTGCTTTACTATTGTTTACCCAACCTCATAATGACTTTGCAATATTTCATTTATTGCAAATATTGGTTTCTGCTATGCTCTAAGCTAGGCTTTCCGGTCCCAATAAAGAAAACCCACAAAAAATATACTTCCAACATTTGAAATTTTTGTTTCGCTAGGACAAGcctttgaccaataattactCTATCAGTACCTAGTTTTTGTGACACAAAATTGACATCATTACATTCGTATCCAAACATACTTTCTAAAGAGTGTACTTTTGTATCAAATAAACGAATTATTGATAGagtaattgttggtcaaaggcCTGTCCTAATGAAACAAAACACACCTTGTAAATAAAACAGAGTATGCAAAAATTAATTCAGAAGCTTTGACTCCCTTACCACAAAGGTAGCCATATCTGATTGAGCGACATCATAAGGGCCTTCATCATAGCCCCATTCATCATTGTTTGCATCCTGTGATGATCGCGGACCATTTGCATAAAGCCAATTCCCCATCTCAGTTTTGCGACAATTGGGGCATTGCATAATTCCTTTGGCATTAAATGCTGAACCAATGCAATCTGATGAAACAAAAGGATACAAAAAATAGACTAAATTAAGTGCTATATACACGCAAAAAATTATTACGTAAAATAAACACTTTCAATTTCAGTTATAACAGTATTATGGATTCAAAAGGATACTAAGCAAACAACAGCATGTTTCACCTTGAATATGAAAAAGGATTCCTTACATCTACTTTATATAACAGTTTACTAGTAATCACAAAAGATGACAGAATGATTGATCAAAGGTGCAAAGGTATGGACAGAATGTATCAGTATCACAGGCATTGCTAGCAGAACTAGTTAGCAGTGCTATCAGTTAATGATTTTGCCTCCTGTCTTAACTGTTTGTGATGAATATCCTTTGTTATCTACTAATCAGCTTATTGATAGAAAAGTTTTTCAGTCATTCATCCCAAAGCAATGTCCTCTAAGGTGTGCAATATCCTCTAAGGTGTGCATTACCTAGTAACTAGTATATGTCCTAACAACATGGCCATTATTAGGCTTCGACAATAACAGTGTGATATGGGGTATCCTTGGCACTAACATTTTGAGGTTATAAATACAatggatttctttttttgcaaaGGCACATAGCAAATTcaggaaagaaagaaactgaACAAACATATCTCAAGACAAATTAGACCAAATTGGCACAGTAAATCTAGTTAACATACCCAATTCCAAATTCCTTCCTGCCAATTTCAAAGAACTCCAAGCCATAGAAATAAAATGGCCTCAACCCTTAATAGTTTTTCTAAAACTTCTACAAGGTCACATCACACCAAAACGAAATGGCAGATTCATTTTTTCCCAATTCTAGTCCCACTAACAGATTTTGACCAAAGAGCATGCACCTACCACGTCCAACCATAATTTTGCAGCATATGATACTGCTATATAAACTCCACAGCAGAACCCAAAGACGACCAACAATTTTAAACCTCAGACATGCAGTTTTCATCAAAACCAGTCATTAGGATTGTAATTGTGGTAAAGATTATCACACGTGCTCATTCAGATCATCTTCCAAGATGATATCCATTCCCAAATTCCAATTTTTCCCAATTCTAGCCCCACTAACAGAACCCCAAAATTGACCCACCACAAGAATTCAAGAAGCAGCCTCCCTACGCCGCCTCCCACCTCGCCAACACACGGGGCACAATCAAGAAACGAGCGTGAGATTTCGAGGCAGCGAAGCCGCTCACCGAGGTGGAATTCGTGGCCGCACTGCAACCTCGCGGTGGAcctctcctcgccgccggcgaccactGCGTCGAGGCAGATCGAGCACGACACCACCGCCGCATCCTTCTCGTCCCCGCCCTCGCCCCCTCCGCCCTCCCtcacctgctcctcctccgccacctgctccccctcccctccgcctcctcctccctcggcCACGACAGCcgtctcctcctcatcctcctggGCGCCAGCGCCCATCACGGAAGCGCTCGCCGCGTTCCCCACCACTGCGACGCAGAAGAAGCTCCGATCTCggtcgtgcgcgcgcgcgcgctcgtggCCCTCGCCCGGCTCGCTCGATGCCACCAACGAGCTCCTCGTGCTATGCCTCCCTCTCTGCCTCTATCGGTTTTGCGTCCACCAGAAATCAGAAGACGGGGGAGGGGAATAAATGGAAGGGAATTGCGGTTTTCTGCAGGGGGCGCCTGGGAAGTGTGATAATTCCAAAAGCGGCTTCAGCCATGTGGTTTTGCCCTTACTTCTTTTGTCTACCATGGTAGAACATTGTAATTCTATTTGAAATGTAAATTTGTTTTGTTAGTTatctacttcctccattccaaattgtatgcATTTCAAAGTTCATTGATTTTGTTATTCATCTACATATACattatgtctaggtgcatagtaaagactataaatctagaaatgctaaaacgacctactCCCTCCAAATCGTAATTAGAAGTCGTTTTAGACAGCATTGTGCATACCAAGGAGTGATTAATTAGGAGGAAGTTTTCCTTATTTGCCCTTATTAAATAGGCCTGCGAGTGTCTCATTTATAGCATTACTTCGTAGTCCGAGTGGTAAGCTTTCTGCCGCCCAAGGCTAGAGGTGCAGCGTTCGAACCCTCAGCCGcgctatttttttttacatgtacGTGTGGATTTTGCATGAGGAATTTGAATGGCGCTGTGCACGCTCGCTGCATGCGCTCGCGTTTAGGCCGTTAGAGCGTGTGTAGGATCAAGGAGTTCGTTTGTTTCGCTTGGGCGCGTTTAGGCGTGATATTTTCGTTCTTTTGGTGCTCACCGCTCAGCAGTCTTTTGGTTCGAGTGCCTGCAGTATTAAAACGCCTCGTTGCTAGCTCTTGTTGTTCACTTGTTCATCTAGGCATGGCTTAGCCTCTTCTTTTCTACTCCTTCCACAGCAAACCGTACGATGCAATGGCTGATGTCTTCCATGGTTTTGATCTGAACGTGCGTATAGAGGAAGATGACGACGGTAATCTCCCCTTCAATCTCAACGATCCTGTACTGGAGGACCAAAACAACAATGGTAATGTGCTGATTCTTACTCATTTTTTATATTCCTCAGTTTGATTTGTACTGGAGGACCAAAACAACAACGGCAATCTTCCTCAGTTTGATTTGTACTGGTTGATTTAGATTTTCTACAAAATTTGCCCGGTAAGGTTTAcaaatgagttttttttttcttatagcTAGAACATGCTGTGTCCAAGTAGTAACTATTGCATGAatgttcttgttttttttctctataattaCAACTTGCCGTGGCCAAGCATAACAATAAACGTGCTTGTTTTTACCCTATAGCTAGAACATGCCATCTGTAAGCTGCATGATTGTGCTTGTTTTTTTGCTATAAATAGAACATGCTGTGGAGAACATTGTGGACAAAATGCTGCCGGAACtaatgtttgttttcttttaacAGAACATGCTGTGGAGAACCCTACCGTGGAAGAACAAGTTCAACGACCCCACCGAAGGAAAGAAATGTCTGAACACCTCCGAAAACAAGTTTATCAAGCTTTGTTGGCTAGGAGCAACAATGGGAAACTAGGCAAGAATGACACTGCAGCTGTTGCGAAGAATTTGGGCTTAATATTCAGTCAGTTCACAGGGTATGGCGGAGAGGTAAAATACAACTTGCAAACTCAGTTCCGGATGTGGTTTCTAGTCTAAAGAAGGGTAGAGTATGCCGTAAGCACATCCCTGTTGATTTAGAAGCATTGAGAAATATTCCTCTAAAACAAAGAATAACTATAGATGATGTGTGCACCGTACTAAATATGAGCAAATGGCAGATTCAAAAGTATTTGAAAAAAGGTTACCTTAGGCGCCATTCTAGTAGCATCAAGCCATATCTCACTGAAGCTAACAAGAGGTCTAGGTTACaatggtgtgttgacatggTTAATAGGGAGTTGCCTGATGATCCAAGGTTTAAGGAGTTGTATGACTTTGTGTTCATTGATGAGAAATGGTTCTACCTATGTTAAAAATCTGAAAGATATTATTTGCTACCCGAAGAAGATGATCCCCATCGGACTTGTAAGAACaagaactacatccctaggCTCATGTTCTTGTGTGTTTGCGCTCGACCAAGGTTTAGGGATGGGAATTGTATTTTTGATGGTAGGATTGGATGTTTCCCTCTTGTTCGTTATGAACCGGCTATGAGAGGCAATGAGAGAACTGGCCGTGTTCGTGGAGACTTGGTTATGAAGCCCATTACATCGATCACAAGAGACGTGATTAGAGATTTCATGATCAACCAAGTGTTGCCGGCCATTAGAGCGAAATGGCCAAGAGAATACTCGACAATATTCATCCAACAGGATAATGCACCCTCTCATTTCAAATTGGATGATTCGGATTTTTGTGAGGCCGCTAAGCTAGGAGGATTCGATATTCTCCTAATTTGTAAACTACCAAACTCTCCGGATTTCAACATTCTTAACTTGGGGTTTTTTCGAGCTATACAAGCAATTCAATATAAGAATAATGCAAAAACAATAGAAGCACTTGTTCCAGCCGTGCAACAGGTAATTTGATCAAATTGTTCACACATACTCAATATCTTTTTCAACAACAAATTTTCTCATTCATTCATTTCTTGCACAATTCTTTTGTAGGCATTTTTGGAGTACTCGCCACACCTTGCAAACCGGATGTTTCTAACACTACAAGGTGTCTTGATGGAAGCTATGAAAGTGAAAGGTTGCAACAAATTCAAGATACCTCACATGAAAAAAGAGACACCAGAAAGAGAAGATCGGCTGCCATCTTGTATCCCTTGTGATCCATCATTGCTACATGAAGCCGAGGCTACTATTGCTGCATGAAAAAATTTGATTGATGCTATAATTACTAGTAGAGGCATTCTTGTAATAGTTTAGCATTATTTATCTAGAACATGCTTCTTATCGATGCTTTGGCGTCGTCTTTTGTCGGCAGCAAGCCCTTGTAATGCTCCATGAAAAGCTTGCAGTCCACCTTGATGCGGCCGAGCATGGCATCGATGGAGTAGTCCGTGTGGACGAGACCACAGCTAGGGCATGGATAGAACCGCGAGTGCGCACGGTTCCATGCTTCGCGATCCTCATGGACGAGACCACAGCGACCGCATACAAACACCCCCGGCGGCAAGGAATCCGGCACCACTTCCATGGAGTCCAGCAACTCCGGCGTGATGGAATCCGGCAGCATCTGCGACTCCAGCACCACCTCGTCCGACTCCTGCGAGTCTAGTGCCACGCCATCCGTGGGGACCAGCACGTTGCCCTCATCTGGCTCCTAAGAATCCAGCGCGACGGACAGCAGCAAGTCGACGACATCCTCCGCGGCGACATCCTTCGACTCCGGCCCGATGTCCTCTGCGGCGAGCACCTCCGACTCCGGCCCGACGCCGTCCGCGGCGGTCAgcacccgcgcgccgccggtctTCATAGAGACGAAACGAATCGAACAGGCAGCAAGCATGCTGTGGGCGGTTTGCGTGGAACATGCAGCAACCGAACAGTCCGTGATTAATGATGAGGACATGCTGTGGGCGGTTTGCGTGGAACATGCAGCAACC
This window encodes:
- the LOC101779090 gene encoding E3 ubiquitin-protein ligase RFI2 — encoded protein: MGAGAQEDEEETAVVAEGGGGGGEGEQVAEEEQVREGGGGEGGDEKDAAVVSCSICLDAVVAGGEERSTARLQCGHEFHLDCIGSAFNAKGIMQCPNCRKTEMGNWLYANGPRSSQDANNDEWGYDEGPYDVAQSDMATFVPLRIQWCPIGRLPALFEELEAAAPATFNDFMGPNFNSEHVAVPVPGTAHPGPYLAYLQPVPPPAPSSSHVAERTVDGTAYHDHWNPLAGPSDGRSVQTVHPIDFHHNPWAHMPHSYPQSNNNNGVAEQPVLPVGVMRVAGVDNDSQQRGSLPSFYGSGSGTPRIPSVPPMAPQFVRAHGNINDQLQQSSSLFAGSQRSGGMHPLGAGGSAVAPPDNTSFCLFPPASSGPSTMETEDGRGNQFYAWERDRLAPYPLVSVNNEGTWWSSSQQQHPHGPPEPASASRRLPGQWIGGASRLPPQENRSIDNSPFRSMHIPRM